CCGCGAGCCAGATCGACGAGGCCGCCGCCGTGATCGCCGCCTTTCACGCCGAAACCCCGCGAGCCGATCCCGCCGCGACGTTCGGCACGCCGGAGGTGATTCTCAGGCCGATGCTCGAAAACCTCGACCTGACCGAAGAGGTCGCCCGCACCATCGAGGAACGAAGCGATATCGAAAAGCTCCGCCACTGGACGCTCGCCGAGCACCGACGGCTCAGCGGCGTCGTGCGGGAGCGCAAGGCGCTCGGCATGGTGCGCGAGTGCCACGGCGACCTGCACACCGGCAACATGGTGATCCGCGACGGCGAGATCGTGATTTTCGACTGCATCGAGTTCAGCCACGCCTTGAGCATCATCGACGTCATGAGCGACGTCGCCTTCCTCTTCATGGATCTGGAGCACTCCGGCCACCCGGAGCTGGCGTGGCATTTCCTGAACGGCTGGCTCTCGAAAAACGGCGACTATAGCGGCTTGCAGGTGCTGCGGTTGTATTGCGTTTACCGCGCGATGGTGCGGGCGAAAGTGACCTCGATCCGCCTCGCGCAGGAGAGCGACGAGGAGGCGAAATCGAAAACCCGCGCCGAGCACCACTCCTACATTCAACTCGCGCTCGGCTATACGCGGCAGCGAACGCCGATGCTTCTCCTGACGCATGGCGTGTCGGGCAGCGGCAAATCGCTGATCTCCTCGAAGCTCGCCGACCGTGGCGGATTCATCCACATCCGCTCGGACGTCGAGCGCAAGCGCCTCTTCGGCATCGACAGCCTCGAACGCAGTGACGAAAAAGGGTTCGACATTTACACCCCCGAAGCGACGCAGCAGACCTACGCCGCAATGCTCGACGCCGCTTCGACGGCGCTCTCGGCGGGCTTCCCGGTGATTGTGGACGCCACCTTTCCCGACAGCCACCGCCGGGCGCCCTTCATCCGCCTGGCAAGAACGCTGGAGTGCCGCTGCCGCATTCTCTGCTTCCACGCATCGCGCGAGGCGCTCCGCGAGCGAGTGCGAACGCGCCACGAAGCAGGAAGCGACGCCTCCGAAGCCGACCTCCGGGTGCTCGAAGCGCAACTCCACACCAGCGCGCCACCCGACGGAGACGAAAAAGCCCTCTGCATTAACGTCAACACAGAGGGCAAAGTACAGATCGAAGCGCTCCTTGCGGCGCTGGAACGCTGACAGGAGCCTGTCCATCGCGCCTACGCCGTCCTCATCGTCCACCTTTGACAAGGGCAACCGCGAGGGTTGCCCCTACAGCATTCACAACAACGTCCACCCCGAACTACACCTCGATGCCGAAAAAGTAGCGAATACCAAGCCCCGCCAGGAAGCTGATGCCGGAGACCACCACGATCAGCCCGGCCATTTCGAGAAAGCGGTTCTTGAAGGGCACACTCTTTGCGACGGAAACATAGAAGTTAAACAAGGCAATCACCACGAGCGCGCCGCCAAAGGCTAAAGCGAGGCTCAGATAGATGTTGGCCAGAAAGAGATACGGAACAATCAGCACCGCCACGGCGATGAGGTAGGCCACGCCGGTGTAGATCGAGGCTTTTAGCGGATTTTTCGTGCCCGGCTCGGCCTTGGTGGAGAGATACTCCGAGGAGGCCATCGAGAGCGCGGCGGCAAAACCGGTGATCATCGCCGTCAGCGCCACCAACTGCGTATTCTGCAAGGCGAAGGTGAGGCCCGCCAGCGCGCCCGTCAGCTCCACCAGAGCGTCGTTCAGGCCAAGCACGATCGAGCCGGTGTATTGCAGCCGCTCCTCGTCGAGCACGGCAATCAGCGCCTGCTCGTGCTCCTCCTCGTCCTCGATGAGACCGCGGATTTCGCTGCCCATGCTCGCGACGCGCTCGTACTCCATCTGCGCGTTCTGCTCTCCCCCCTCCATGATCTTGACGGCGAAAGTAAAGCCAAAAAGCATGGCGATCATCGAAAAGAGCCATATCCTGAAACGATCCGGCTCCACATCCTTTCCGGTAAACTTTTTCCAGACATTGTAGTGGCGAAGCTCGTCCTCGGAAATCTGGGCGAAAATGCGCCGGTTCTTTACCCCCTCGACCCGCCTGGCGAGATTCTTGTAGATGTGGTGCTCGGTGATCTCGTTTTTCTGGAATCTGGTGATAAAACGCAGATCGGTTTCAGGCAACTGGTTCACGAATGGGACAAATTAATGGTTAAGGTTCAGCCGGTCTGACAGAGCGAATCGCCACTCCATCAGACCGGCTGATCATAAAAAAAGACCGCAATAGTACAGTAATAGAAGATATCGGGCTAAAGCCCTGAATTCTTTTGCGGTACCCATAAACCCCGGACTGAAGTCCGGGGCAATTTTCAAGAGTTTACTTGCCGGAACAAGAATTGCCCCGGCTTTCAAGCCGGGGCTCAGATCTGAAAATTATTTCATGGGCTTTAGCCCAATATCCCTTTCTTTTACGCCCTTGTCGCCGCTTCGACCAGCTCGTTCATGCGGGAGACGTAGTCGGCGACCGATTCGAGGTCGCCTTCGAGCAACAGCGCGCTCTCGAAAAGCTGCATCACTGCGGCGCGAACGACCGGATCGGTGGACAGCCCGACGGCGTGTTTGCCCGCGAGGTTGCGGATGATCGGGTGCGCAGTGTTGACTTCGAGAATCTTCTTCGAAGCGGGCATGTCGGCATCCTTGCTCATCATCTTCATCATTTTCTCGAACTGGCTGTCCATCGCATCCTTGCCGCTCACCAGCGTCACCGGCGAGCTGACGAGCCGTTTGGACTCCACCACGTCGGCGATGCGGTCGCCCAGCACCTCCTTGAAAAGCGAAATCACGCCAACCGTACCCTCAGCGCCGAGCCGCTCGCCTTCGGGTTCGACGGTGCTCATGTCGATCTCGGCCTTCTCGATCGACTTGAGTGGCTTTTTGTCGTACTCGAAAATCGAGGGAATCACGAACACATCAACCGGATCGGAAAGCAGCAGCACCTCGATGTCGCGCTTCTTGAAATATTCGAGGTTTGGATGCGCGAGCATCTGTGCGCGGCTGCTGCCGGAGTGGTAGTAGATTTCGGTCTGCCCCTCGGCCATGCGCTCAGAATACTGCTTGAGCGTAACGTATTCGCCCTCGGCGGTTTTGGTGGTCTCGAAGCGCAAGAGATCGATCAGCTTGTCACGATTGGTGAAATCGGTGTTGAGGCCGATTTTCAGGATCGTGCCGAACGCATTGTAGAAGGTGCGGAACTTCTCCGGCTCCTCTTTGGCGATGGTGTCGAACCAGCCGAGCAGCTTGCTGGTGAGAATCTGCTTGATCTTGGCCATCACCGGGCTTGCCTGCACCAGCTCGCGAGAAACGTTCAGCGACAGGTCTTCGGTATCGACGACGCCGCTGACGAAACGGAGATATTCCGGCAGGAGGTCGCGGCACTCGTTCTGGATGAGCACCTTCTTGACGTAGAGCTGCGGCCCGCGTTTTTCGAGCGCGCCCTGGTTGTAGAGCAGCTCCATCGGCGCTTCGGAGGGGATGAAGAGCAGCGCCTTGAAGCTCACCGCCCCCTCGACCGACACATGCAGGTAGTCGAGCGGATCCTTGAAGTCGTTGGCGATGAACTTGTAGAACTCGTTGACCTCCTCCGGCTTCAGCTCGCTCTTCGGACGCTGCCAGAGCGCGGTCATGCTGTTGATCTGGCGGCTGCCGATGCAGATGGGATACTCCACGAAGTTGGAGTATTTCTTGATCACCTGCTCGATGCGGTACTCCTCGGCAAACTCCTTGAACTCCTCCTTGAGGGTGAACGAAATCCGGGTGCCGCGAGCCTCGCGCTCGACCGGTTCGATGGTATAGGAACCCTGGCCGGAGGATTTCCAGCGCCACCCCTGCGAACCGCTTTCGAGGCTTCTGGTTTCGACGGTCACTTCGTCGGTCACCATGAAGACCGAGTAGAAACCCACACCGAACTGGCCGATCAGGTTGGCATCGAGGCGCTGCCCCTCCTTCTGCTGCTCCTTGAGCGCCTCCATGAAGCCAAGCGTTCCAGACTTGGCCACCGTGCCGAGGTTCGAGATCAGCTCATCCTCGCTCATGCCGATGCCGGTGTCTTCGATCACGAAGTTGCCGGACTCCTTGTCGACGGTGATGGTAATCTTCAGATCGCCAGATCTTTCGAGCCCCTCGTCGGACGAGAGCATCCGGAAGCGCGCCTTGCCGAGCGCATCAGAGGCGTTGGAGATCAGTTCACGCAGGAAGATTTCGGGGTGGGTGTACAGCGAATGGACGATCAGGTCCAGGAGCTGCTTCATTTCCGCCTTGTATTCGAACTCACGTACGGGTGAAGTAGTGTTGCTGCTCATAATGCACTTGCTTGATAAAATTAACGGGGACAGGCGACCTCTTGCAGAAAAAGAGCATCGCTGACTGCGCCGCCACGCGTTTCGCAGCCGGGCAATCGAGGGGTAAATTTAAGGGAGCAAGCGAAATATCGCAACAACTGAATGATTGCAGCACGCTACCGAAATAACACAGCCGCTTGCGCGGTCAAGAGCGCAAGCGGCTGTGAAACTCAAAATGTTATAAGGCGCTTTGAAAAACTGGTTATGCTATCCGATTGCCGCGTCAGTCGTCACAAGTCGAGATCAGAGTCTGTGTTCATCGTGCTTTCGGAACTCCGGTTTTGCGCGCCACACCCTCAGTCTACACGCAATCCATCTTGAAATTTTTCAAAGCGCCCTTAAATTCACACGTTATTCACCATCATCTTTCTGAATCGCCTCATACTTCTTTTTGGAGTTGCTGTATCCATTGCCGTTGGATTCATCAGGCTCATTCTTGTTTGACAACAGATTCACAACATTACTCTGCTCACTATCGACAAGCACAAGGAATG
This genomic window from Chlorobaculum limnaeum contains:
- a CDS encoding AAA family ATPase — protein: MIQPAEALRRPEAYPHPVSADITVVETHISWIFLTGEFAYKLKKPVSLGFLDFSTLERRKHFCHEELRLNRRLCPELYLDVLPVTESEGKLRIGGEGEAVDYVIRMAQFDRNFELDRLLRNNELTASQIDEAAAVIAAFHAETPRADPAATFGTPEVILRPMLENLDLTEEVARTIEERSDIEKLRHWTLAEHRRLSGVVRERKALGMVRECHGDLHTGNMVIRDGEIVIFDCIEFSHALSIIDVMSDVAFLFMDLEHSGHPELAWHFLNGWLSKNGDYSGLQVLRLYCVYRAMVRAKVTSIRLAQESDEEAKSKTRAEHHSYIQLALGYTRQRTPMLLLTHGVSGSGKSLISSKLADRGGFIHIRSDVERKRLFGIDSLERSDEKGFDIYTPEATQQTYAAMLDAASTALSAGFPVIVDATFPDSHRRAPFIRLARTLECRCRILCFHASREALRERVRTRHEAGSDASEADLRVLEAQLHTSAPPDGDEKALCINVNTEGKVQIEALLAALER
- a CDS encoding VIT1/CCC1 transporter family protein, translated to MNQLPETDLRFITRFQKNEITEHHIYKNLARRVEGVKNRRIFAQISEDELRHYNVWKKFTGKDVEPDRFRIWLFSMIAMLFGFTFAVKIMEGGEQNAQMEYERVASMGSEIRGLIEDEEEHEQALIAVLDEERLQYTGSIVLGLNDALVELTGALAGLTFALQNTQLVALTAMITGFAAALSMASSEYLSTKAEPGTKNPLKASIYTGVAYLIAVAVLIVPYLFLANIYLSLALAFGGALVVIALFNFYVSVAKSVPFKNRFLEMAGLIVVVSGISFLAGLGIRYFFGIEV
- the htpG gene encoding molecular chaperone HtpG, which encodes MSSNTTSPVREFEYKAEMKQLLDLIVHSLYTHPEIFLRELISNASDALGKARFRMLSSDEGLERSGDLKITITVDKESGNFVIEDTGIGMSEDELISNLGTVAKSGTLGFMEALKEQQKEGQRLDANLIGQFGVGFYSVFMVTDEVTVETRSLESGSQGWRWKSSGQGSYTIEPVEREARGTRISFTLKEEFKEFAEEYRIEQVIKKYSNFVEYPICIGSRQINSMTALWQRPKSELKPEEVNEFYKFIANDFKDPLDYLHVSVEGAVSFKALLFIPSEAPMELLYNQGALEKRGPQLYVKKVLIQNECRDLLPEYLRFVSGVVDTEDLSLNVSRELVQASPVMAKIKQILTSKLLGWFDTIAKEEPEKFRTFYNAFGTILKIGLNTDFTNRDKLIDLLRFETTKTAEGEYVTLKQYSERMAEGQTEIYYHSGSSRAQMLAHPNLEYFKKRDIEVLLLSDPVDVFVIPSIFEYDKKPLKSIEKAEIDMSTVEPEGERLGAEGTVGVISLFKEVLGDRIADVVESKRLVSSPVTLVSGKDAMDSQFEKMMKMMSKDADMPASKKILEVNTAHPIIRNLAGKHAVGLSTDPVVRAAVMQLFESALLLEGDLESVADYVSRMNELVEAATRA